From the Tenacibaculum dicentrarchi genome, the window ACTCGAAATTTAGTACCTATCTTATTAAATTTCGGTTTAGTTCAACGTGAAAAAATAAAAACTACTAGAACTAATTATGACAAGTTTTTTATATCGCCATTGGGTAATAAATTTTTGTCAAAATATCAAATTAAGAAATTGAAAAAATAATACTGTGTACAACACCGTATATAATTAATGGCTAGTTTTAGCTTACTTACGAAAATCCTCGCCGATTTTCTATCTGGTGATTATTTGCTAAATTAGGTACTTAAACACACCACTAATCATATACAAAAACGTTGTAATTAATGGCGGAATTTCAGCCTGAAATTCCTAATTAGTGATTTATCTTTTCTAGAAATTAATATTGAATAATATTGCGCTGGAAAAATTGAAAATGACTGCTACTCTATTTTTAGAAAGTAAACCCTAAAAAAGAGAAAAACAGAATTGAACGCTGAAAAATGAAGCGTGAATAAATAGGCGGAAATTAATGAAAGCGGAGTTTTAAGCAGAAACGTGAAAAAAGCAGAAGTTAACGCTGAAAATAAAGCGTGAATAAATAGGTGGAGTTTTAAGTAGAAACGTAAAAAAAAGAAAGAGAAATAAAACGGAAAAATTGAAAATTAAGAAATGAGAAATTTAGTTAGAAAATCACTAATTACAACAACATATATAATTTATTGCTAGTGCTTATCTACTTACAAAAATCCTTAGGGGATTTTCTATTTCGTTTTTATTTAATATATTTAGAACTTGAAACACGCAACAAACCATATATAAAACCGTTGTGCCTAATATAGAAGAACATCCCCAAATATGATAGAAATCCTGAATAATCACTGTAACAAAGAAAACGGATTATTATTATTTAACCCACCTACTGGTTCTGGAAAAACTCATACAGTTCTAACTTGGGTTTTTGAAAATTATAAAAATTATTGTAAAGAAAATAGAAAGATATTTTTTGTAACAAACCTCAAAAAAAATCTTCCTTTTGATGAATTAAGAGAAGACTTTTTTATACCTAAAAAGAAGCTTCAAGAATTTGAGAAAGATATTACTTTTTTAGACTCAAACTCTGACTGTCTAGTTAAGCGTTTTCAAGATGTAGAAAACTCAATAAACGACTATTTTAAAAACTACAAAGTTTTTTATTCAATCAAAAGCAATGTTGCTGAAATAAAAAATAACGAAAAAAATAACTCATTAAAAACGTATGTTTCAAAACTTAAAGATGAGCTTAGAACAGATTTTGAACCAAAATTCAGAAGAATAATTGAAAAGTATTTAAAAGACAAATTCAAAAATAGACAAGACCGTATTAAAGCAATTCAAACTAATAATGAATTAAAATGGATTGGAGAGCTTTATCCTGCTGTTTTTACATCAAAAAGAAAAGTATTCTTCTTAAGTATTGATAAATTCTATCATAAAAATAGTACGTTAGTAGAACCATCTTATTCTTTCTTAGAAAATGACTTGACAAAAGATGCAATTATTTTCATAGATGAATTTGATGCTACAAAAGACAACATTCTCAAAAATATTATTGAGAAAGGAAAAAAACAACGAATTGATTTCATTCATCTTTTTACAGAAATTTATTGGGCATTATCAAAAAATGTTTTTCCTCAAAAATTCATAACACATTCAGAAAAAAGACAAGAATTAATTGATAATAATTATGGCTTACCACTTCACGACATACAAGAAGTCTTATTAAAAAAATCAGAAGAAATTGTAACCAAATATCAACTTGACTACAGCTTTAAAACCCAAAATCACGAAAATGAAAACATAAATCAAAGAAATTTATTGTTTCACGATTTTCAATATCATTCTGTTTATCGAAACGATAAAAGGTTTATTCGTTTGAATAAAAACAAATCATCTAAAACAAATGAAATAATTTTTGAAGACACAAAACCCAAAGGCGAAAGTATGGTTCATTTATTGAACCAAATAAAAGGCTTTGTAAATTATTTTAGTGGAGTGTTAAAAAGTATTGCAGAAAATTATCAGCAACTTGAAACACAAGAAAGAGAAAGCAACCCAAGAAGAGCTGAATTTACATTTGATTTGGCATTAAGCACAGTTATTGAAGAGTTTGGTTTAGATTCTAAATACAAAAACTTTTTAATCGATAATATTTTAAGTGCTAGAGAAAAACCAACAAAAAGCAAAAACGGAAAAACCGAACTTAATTATGATTTGAGTGTTTATGAAAATGGTTTTAGGTATTATGATTTTGTAGATGATGATTCTCATCAATCAAAAACAAAAACATTCATATACAGTTTCCAAAATACACCTGAAAAGTTTTTGTTAAAGCTTGCTGAAAAATCAAAGGTCATAGGAATTTCTGCAACTGCACTAGTAAAAACGGTTACAGGTAATTACGACATTACCTATTTTAAAAGACAACTTGGTTCAAAATTTATAGAATTAAATAATGAAGAAAATAAAATTCTAACTGATATATTTAATGAGCAGAATAAATACTACTCTAAAACAAAGATTCAAACAAAGTGGTTAGGATTTAACAATTTCGAATCAGATTTCGAAAATTTATTAAGCAGTAAAGAACTTTCAAGAGAAATTATTTCTAAAATAAAATCTAAAAATTCAAAAATAACTGAATATCTTTTTAACCGTTATTTAAAAATATCCTATGCTTTCAAGCAGTTTTTAATTCAAGATGATATTAAAGGTTTTCTTTGTTTATTAAACAAAGAACCAAAATGGAACGACAAAGCTCTTGACTTATCTATTTTGGAAGAAATATTTGAAATCCTAATTGAAGAAAACAATCTTGCTAACGAATTCATAATCAATGACAAATTTAAGGTTAAAAATGCCTATACAGTCATAAACAGTAATGACTTTGATAACAAAAAACAAAACTTTATAAGACGTCTTGAGGAAGGGAAAAAAGTCTTTATCATCTCTATGTATCAGACAATGGGAGCTGGACAAAATTTACAGTTTATTGCACCAAATCCCAAAAATCTAATAAATGTTAGAAGCAAAAAACTATTTAACTGGAATACTAAAGGAAAGACTGACATTAATGCTATTTATTTAGACAAGCCAACGCATATTATACAGCAAGTTAATAAAGATTTAAATGAGGAAGGTTTTATTAAATACCTTTTTCAATTAGAATTTTTAACACAAGTTGGAATCATTTCCATACACCAATTAAACACAGAAGTTACTAGAGCATTTAAACACTTATTAGCATCTTTTAATACTAAAGAAGACTTAGGTAAACCAAAAGTCAACCTTTATCAAGACGACAATATTAAACAGCATTACGCTAAATACATCATTCAAGCAATTGGAAGAATTTGTAGAACAAATTTAAAAGCACCAAATATCTACATTTATGCAGATAAAGAATTAGATAAATTGATTTGCAATTTTGACACAGAAAACAACTTAGTACTGAATGAATTTAAAGCTTTGGTTAATTCAAGTAAACAACAAATCAAAATGCATCAGCAGACAGATTTTACTTTTAAAAATTTAGCAACTGCGACTAACAAAAAAGTTCATTCCTTAATTCAAAAATTTATATCAAACGAAGATTGGGGATGGAATGAAAAGCGAGTAAAAGAATGGGAAAAGTTAAGAGAAATGTGCTTGCGTTTTCCAACGATATCAGAGCAAGATATAAATACCCTGAATTTAAATCGCATTTTAGATTTATATGTTGAATTTCCAAATCCATCTAACAAATATCACTTTGAACTAAAAAAATCTGATTTCTTCAATGATTTCAAGAATGTTATTGTTGATTTTAAATCTAATAATGGAAGTGAAATTTCTTCTGAAACTGCAAGGCTAAATGAACTTTTAGAAATAGATGGAGTAAAAGACCTTTTTGATGAAAAGAAATGGGCAAAATCGTTCAAAACCAATAAGTATATTATACCACCTGTTATGTTTAACAACATTTACAAAGGAGCTTTAGGTGAAGAAATTGGCAAATTTATTTTTGAAAAACATTTTGGTATTCAACTTGAAGAACTGTCAACAGAGAATTATGAAATTTTTGATTACAAAATAAAAGATTCAAATATTTATGTAGATTTTAAACATTGGAAGGAAACTACAGAAATTGGATTTGAAAATCAAGAATCAAAAATCAGAAAGAAATTGGAAAAAGTACAAGCTGATAAAGTGTTTATAATAAATATTCTTTCTACCATCAATTGGCAAACAGTTAAATCTACTGACGGAAAAATAGTTGAAGTTCCGTTTTTATGGAATTCAGAAACAAAGGAGTTAAATCATTCATTTTTAAAAGAGATTAACACTTATGCAAGCTTGTAAAACAAATCAATTAAACATACGGTTTAACTTTCAGCAATTAGTGAAAGAATATACAATTGTTAAGTTTTCTACTTCTGAGAATTTCATAAAATATGGAGCGTTGATACTTGATAAAATTGAACTTGAGTTAAACGCTAAAAGTATCATTTTTGAAAGAGGTAAATCTTTTTATGCGTTGTTTGATAAAAATTATATTTCTAATGTTGATTTATCAAAACAACTTGAAAAAATTGAAGATGGCAACAAACTATCTTTTAAGATTTTAAATAAAACTGAACTTGAGTTGTTGGAAACTCATACACTCTCTCAATTATTAATTAACTCAATAGCAACGCCAAATCATAAAAGACTAACATTTAACAATCTGACTGGAAAACTTTATTTATTCAATCCAAATCATTTAAAAATTAGTAAATCAAAAGATAAAGAGCAGATTTTTAAAATTGTAGGCTTAGAGTTTTATATTGACCCAAATTGTTGTTTACAATTAAACGTAAAAACATTTTCAAGTGTATTACTAAGTAAACAAATGGATTTTTCAAAAAAGAAACTCAAAGAATATCCAAAGTATACTTTTGTTCATTCAACTAACACACTCAAACGTGTTTTACCTAGCGAAAGTATTAAAGGAGAAAATCTATTCATTCTAAAACAGACTTCAAAAAAAGGTTCATTAGAAAAAAATAATATTCCGTTTTTTGATTTTAGTAATCTAAATGAATTTAAAAATAGTAAAATAGGAATGCTATCAGATATTTTTGATAGCATTAAAGAGAAACTATCCAACTATTTAAGTATTGAATTTAAAAGTGCTAAAACAAATAATGTAATTCGACATTCAATTACTTTTGATTATTCTAAATTAAACGAAAGCATTTTTTTAATTGATGGTATCAAAGATGAAAACTCTAACGAACATCTTGAAAGTATTAAAGGAGAAATTGAAAATCATATTCCAAATTCAAAAATTGAATTATCTAAAAAAGAAAACAAAACGGGTTATAATTTTAAGCTAATTCATAATAAGAGTTTTTATCAAAAATACGAACAGAAAGACCCTTATAAACCATCAAATAATATCCAGCACATAACTTCTGAAGATTTTAAACTAAATTCAAAAGCCAGTATTAAAGCAATTATTAAAGAATTGGTAATTAAAAATGATATTAGGAACAAGAAAATATCAATAATTGATTGGTCGAAATATAACTACAAAAACAAATGGATTTTTGGCATTAAAAGTAATATCGACTTCTACTTCTTGACCATTGAGCCAAATGGAGTTTTGAGTTATGAAAAATTCGAAGCAGATTTATTTAATCAAAGTGAATATGATGAATTATGTTCTATTTATGATAATGACAGTAATATTGAATTTATTGTAAAAGACGATATTGGAAATATTAATATCATAAAGCGAACCAGCAACTTTACACTTCCAGAATTTGAAAAAATAAATGATACTTTAATAAAAGAAAACTCTAAAATTAGTATCAAAAAAGATTTAGCATTATCTGTAGTGAATGAAGTGTTTGAAACTGAAAAAGTTAAAGAATTTGAAAACAAAATAAAACAAATTGAGAACTGGAATAAGGAAAACCTACTAAATTGTTTCAAAAACAGAAATGATAAAAAAATCTTTGTTGAAAAAGTTAAGCAGGAAACAGGAGAAGTATTAAAATCATATTTTAGAGATAAGTCAAGGTATGAAATTTTAGACAGTCAGTTAGATATTCATTCTTTTAAGGAAAACGAAAGGAATTATTATTTTGTTGGTATAAAAGGAAAGGGAATTCAACAGTCTATATCAAGAGCTTCAGTAATTAGAAAAATTGAAACTTACGGAAATTCAGAATATGTTTTTGAAAAATTATTACCCCTTATGAATGTAGACTTTGTTAAGAATGGTGACTTAACAGTTTTACCGTTCCCAATAAAGTATTTAAGAGAATGGAAAAAATACTAGGCACAACAATGTGTATAAGTAATAGCGGTTTAAGTGATAAAACGAAAGTATAAACATAAAACAAAGGTCAATGCAAAACCGAAAGGTTCGTAAGTAGAAATCCGCTACTACTCATACACGAGACCGTTAACCTGCATTAAGCCAAATTACACGGAATATTAACGTAATTAAGCGTTTTCGAAAAGTAAAATCCTGACAAAGATTACGTGAATCTGTTTGTAATGAAAATAGCCGACTTTCTAGCTCGTTTACGCAATAGAAACGGAATCGTAAAACAGTAGATTTTGACAAATATCACGTAAGATTTTGCTTATAATTCCGAAATGAAAATGGCGGACTTTTTAGCTCGTTTACGCAATCGAAAATAAAAATGAAAAAATGTTCGGAATATTCCCGATGTTAGATTTTTTAGCGTAAGTTTATATGAAAATTTAGACAAGTTAAATGCCGAATAAAAACGCTGAAAAATATGTGATTTTATAACGGTATTTTAATTAAAAAAGAAAGAAAAAAACGCACGTTAACAAAGTGTATGAGCGCATATTTTCCTGGTGGAAAAATACGCCACATACACATGGCGTTAACCTGCATTAAGCCAAATTACACGGAATATTAACGGAATTAAGCGTTTTCGAAAAGTAAAATCCTAACAAAGATTACGTGAATCTGTTTGTAATGAAAATAGCCGACTTTCTAGCTCGTTTGCGCAATCAAAACGGAATCGTAAAACAGCAGAATTTGAAAAATATCACGCAAGAATTTGTCTATAATTCTGAAATGAAAATGGCGGACTTTTTAGCTCGTTTGCGCAATCGAAAATAAAAATGAATAAATGTTCTGAATATTCCCGATTTTAGATTTTTTAGCGTAAGTTTATATCAAAATTTAGACAAGTTAAACGCCGAATAAAAATGCTGAAAAATATGTGATTTTATAACGGTATTTTAATTAAAAAAGAAAAAACGCACGTTAACAAAGTGTATGAGCGCATATTTTCCTGGCGGAAAAATACGCCACATACACTAGGCGTTGTAGCTAAGCTAAAAACCGAAATAAATCAATGAAATTCGAACTATGAAAAAAGATCCTTATTCTGGACTTTCTTGGATGACAGAGGAAATAAAAAACGAATTAATTATACGAGATAAAATTGTTAAAAATGAAGATATCAAAAGTCTTTTTTCTTTAAAAGACAATTCTGACTTTTCAATTGCATTATTTGAAATCCTTCAAAAAAGAAATGAAAAAAAACCGAACTCACTAAATGAAATTGAACTGAATTTATTTTTATGTATGAATTTGGAAAATGCAGGTCAAGCAGATAGTATTTTGACTTTTTTACAAGAATGGTTTCCTGAACAGAATGAAAAAGTTATTAAATCGCTGAATGAAATTGGAGCGACTAAATCATCTGAAATAATAAAAAAAGCGGTTGAATTGCTTCCTGAAAATGGTAGTTGGTTTTT encodes:
- a CDS encoding DMP19 family protein; this translates as MKKDPYSGLSWMTEEIKNELIIRDKIVKNEDIKSLFSLKDNSDFSIALFEILQKRNEKKPNSLNEIELNLFLCMNLENAGQADSILTFLQEWFPEQNEKVIKSLNEIGATKSSEIIKKAVELLPENGSWFFESSNEESERIMSELDSKFSNYPDGSMKNLYRKYAEKHRTEF